The genome window TCGTGAAGGAGAGCGCGTCGCTGGATCTGTCGATCTAGTCGGGCGTCGATCTAGAGCGAGTACTTCGTCGCGCGCTTGTCACCGTGTTTGGTGATCTCGCCGGCGTCGCGGAGCTCCTTGAGCGGCTTTGCGAGCTTGTCGGCGGGCACGGATAGCGCGTCGGCGATGGACTTCGCTGCGATGGGGCGCCCTGCGTCGCGGATCGTCGCAAGGGCCCGCTCTTTCAAATCGCTGCCGCCAGGCGCGCTGGCCCGACGCTGCGGGGGCTTGCCCACGACCGAGGTAGTGGGTCTCCGAGGCTTGGACGGCTCGGCCCCCAAGGCCGCGACCTCCGCAATCGAAACACTCCGAATGATTTCCACGAGTTTTAAGACAAACTGCCGCGTGGCCGCTTCAATCTCTTCCTCCAGGCGCGAGCGTCCCATCGAGTCCGTCTCCTCCCCGTCGTTCGGGCGGTCGTTCGGGGCCATGCTCAGGCCGCGAGCGTGATACCGCAAGAAAACACTGAAAACGGCTTCCGCCAAGCGGCGCTCGCACACTCTCACGCGCACGTGAGCGTTAGTCCTTGACCCCCCGCGAGCATGCCGCTACGGATTCAGAGTCGATCCTGCACGTCAGACTTGCGCGTCTGACTCCTCTGCTTCAGGGCGACCCGCCCCATGACCGTACGACTCCCCCTCGCGCCTCCGTCTGCTCCAGTTCCTTGGAGTCCGCGGACTTGCTTGCGCCCGCGGGGTCGCCGGGCCAGGGCCGGCTCGACAAGGCCGACCGTCTTATGCGGGTGGGCGATCTGGCGACCGCCAGCGGGAAGACGGTACGGGCCATCCACCTGTACGAGGAGCTGGAGCTTCTGACCCCGGCGGCCCGCTCAAAGGGGCGCTACCGCCTCTACAACGACGAAGCGCTCGTGCGCATCCGCTGGATTGGCAAGCTCCAGGAGATGGGCTTCAGCCTCACGGAGATTCAGACCATCGTGAAAGAGTGGGAGCGCTCAAGCTCCGCACCTCGCGCGATGGTGCAAGTTCGCGAACTCTACAAGAAGAAGCTCGACGAGACGCGCGACGCGATGCGCCGCATGCGCGCCCTCGAGCACGACCTCCAAGCGAGCCTGACCTACCTCGACACTTGCGAGGTCTGCGATCCCGACCGCCTGCTCTCCGCCTGCAAGGCCTGTGACCAACACGAATGCGACGCGCGCGTCCCTGATCTCGTGGCGGGCCTTCAAGCCAGCTAGCGCGTGCTTTCGACTTCCGAGGAACTCATGACCATCAAGTTTCCGATCTTCATGGACAACCACTCAACGACGCCGGTCGACCGCCGCGTGGTTGACGAGATGCTCCCCTATTTCACGGAAGTCTTCGGCAACGCCGCGAGCCGCAACCATCCCTTCGGCTGGGCCGCCGAAGAGGCCGTCGACGTCGCCCGCGAGCGTGTCGCAAAGCTCATCGGCGCGCAAAGCGAAAAGGAGATCGTCTTCACCTCCGGCGCCACGGAATCGAACAACCTCGCCATCAAGGGCGTCGCCGAGTTCTACAAGGACAAGGGCAACCACATCATCACCACGGTCATCGAGCACAAGGCCGTGCTCGACACCTGCAAGCGCCTCGAGAAGCAGGGCTTCCAGGTGACCTACCTCCCCGTCGCGAAAGACGGTCGCGTCGATCCCGACGACATCAAGAAGGCCATCACCGACAAGACGATCCTCGTGTCCGTGATGCTCGCGAACAACGAGATCGGCACCGTGGAGCCGCTCGCCGAGATCGGCCGCATCACCCGCGAGCGCGGCGTGCTCCTTCACACCGACGCAGTGCAGGGCGTCGGCAAGGTCGACTTCGACGTGCAAGCGATGAACGTCGATCTCGCGTCCATCACGGCCCACAAGATGTACGGCCCCAAGGGCGTGGGCGCGCTCTACGTCCGCCGCGCGAAGCCGCGCGTCAGGCTCGTCGCCCAAATGGACGGCGGCGGCCATGAGCGAGGCAACCGCTCCGGCACGCTCAACGTTCCCGGCATCGTTGGCTTCGGCAAGGCCGCGGAGATCATGCGCACCGAAGGGCGCGAGGAGTCCGCGAAGATCCTCGCGCTCCGCGAGCGCCTCCGCACGCGGCTTCAGGGCGCCCTCGAAGAGGCCTTCGTCAACGGCTCTATGGACCATCGGCTGCCCGGTAACCTCAACCTCTCCTTCGCCTTCGTCGAGGGTGAGGCGCTCATGATGGCCATCAAGGACGTCGCCGTGAGCTCCGGTTCCGCGTGCACCTCTGCGAGCCTCGAGCCCAGCTACGTCCTGCGGGCGCTCGGCGTCGGAGACGAGCTCGCGCACTCGAGCATTCGCTTCGGCATCGGTCGCTTCAACACGACCGAAGAGGTCGACTACGTCGCCGACCTCGTCATCGCCAAGGTGCAGAAGCTCCGCGACGTCTCGCCGCTCTACGAAATGTTCAAAGAAGGCATCGACCTAAAGAGCGTTGCCTGGGTCGCCCACTGACGGGCGAGCGACGAGATTCCTCCGCTCCACGAAGCCCCCGGCCCGCAAGGCCCCGGGCCAGCAAGAAAGACGAGATTGCCATGGCGTACAGCGAAAAAGTGGTCGAGCACACAGAGAACCCCCGCAACGTGGGCACCCTCGACAAGGCCGACCCGACCGTAGGGACGGGCCTCGTGGGCGCGCCCGCTTGCGGCGACGTGATGCGACTGCAGATCCGCGTCGGCGAAGGCGGCGTCATCGAGGACGCCAAGTTCAAGACCTTCGGTTGCGGTTCGGCCATCGCGTCGTCGTCGCTGGCGACGGAGTGGATCAAAGGCCGCACCATCGACGAGGCGGAGACCATCAAGAACGTAGACATCGTGACGGAGCTGAACCTCCCGCCCGTGAAGATCCACTGCTCGGTGCTCGCGGAGGACGCCATCAAGGCCGCCATCGCTGACTACCGCGCGAAGCAAGCCGCCGCCCGAGCCGCCTCCGCGCCCCGCGGCGAATCGCCCCGCACGGAAGCGAGCGAGACGAGGTGATGACCGTGAGCCAAGTTGCCCAAACGCCTTCCGACGTGCCGCTCTCCGTCCGTGGCGGCGCAGACGTCGTCGTGCCCGCGTCGACGTCGACGCCCACCTCGACGGCGGCGCCGCCGTCGCGCGGCAGCATCACCGTGACGCCCGGCGCGGTCTCCGCGATTCGCAAGCAAATCCAGAAGCGCGGTCGGGCCGAGACGGCGCTTCGCGTCGGCATCCGCGGCGGCGGGTGCTCTGGCTTCTCTTACGTCATCGAATTCCACGACGGGGCACCGCGCCCGAAGGACGTCATCTTCGACTACGACGACGTTCGCGTGCTCGTGGACCCGAAGAGCCTGCTCTACCTCAACGGCTCCACCCTCGATTGGGAGCAGACGCTGATGCGACAGGGCTTCAAATTCGTGAACCCCAACGAGAAGTCGAGCTGCGGCTGCGGCCATTCTTTTACCGTCTGAGCGCTCGGAGCGCGTTGTCATGGACCCTTTTGCTCTCCTCGGCATCGAGCGTCGCTTCGACGTGGACCTCCGGGCCGTGGAGCGGGCGCACCGGCACCTCTCGTGCGTCGTGCATCCGGACCGGCAAGGGAGCGAGCCGCCGGGCGCGCGCGCCGAAGCGCTCGGACGGACGGCATCGCTCAACGAGGCCATGCGCATCGTGCGAGACCCCTTGCGACGGGCCGAGACGCTCCTCTCGCTGGCTGGCGCCGCGCGCGACGGCGAAGGGCCCATGGAGCAGTCCTTTCTAGCGAGCATGCTGGAGCTGCGCGAAGCGCTCGAAGACGCCAAAGACGCGCGGAACCTGTCCCGCGTGCGCGCCCTCGCCGAGACGGTTCTTGCGCGCGCCGAAGCCACGAAGGCGGAGCTCACGCAAGCGTTCCGCGGAGCCGATGAGAAGCCGGCCATGCTCGACGTCGCGCGCGCGCGGCTCGCCGAGCTGCGCTTCTTCATGCGGTTTGCCGAGGAGGCGAGCCTCGCCGAAGACGTGTTGTCGGAAGGTGGCGGCGCGCCGCTGGAAGGATGAGGCCATGACCCTCCTCGAAATCTTCGACCCGCTCGCGGCCCCGCGAGCCATTGGCATCGATCTTGGCACGACCAACTC of Myxococcales bacterium contains these proteins:
- a CDS encoding MerR family transcriptional regulator; its protein translation is MGDLATASGKTVRAIHLYEELELLTPAARSKGRYRLYNDEALVRIRWIGKLQEMGFSLTEIQTIVKEWERSSSAPRAMVQVRELYKKKLDETRDAMRRMRALEHDLQASLTYLDTCEVCDPDRLLSACKACDQHECDARVPDLVAGLQAS
- a CDS encoding IscS subfamily cysteine desulfurase; the encoded protein is MKFPIFMDNHSTTPVDRRVVDEMLPYFTEVFGNAASRNHPFGWAAEEAVDVARERVAKLIGAQSEKEIVFTSGATESNNLAIKGVAEFYKDKGNHIITTVIEHKAVLDTCKRLEKQGFQVTYLPVAKDGRVDPDDIKKAITDKTILVSVMLANNEIGTVEPLAEIGRITRERGVLLHTDAVQGVGKVDFDVQAMNVDLASITAHKMYGPKGVGALYVRRAKPRVRLVAQMDGGGHERGNRSGTLNVPGIVGFGKAAEIMRTEGREESAKILALRERLRTRLQGALEEAFVNGSMDHRLPGNLNLSFAFVEGEALMMAIKDVAVSSGSACTSASLEPSYVLRALGVGDELAHSSIRFGIGRFNTTEEVDYVADLVIAKVQKLRDVSPLYEMFKEGIDLKSVAWVAH
- the iscU gene encoding Fe-S cluster assembly scaffold IscU; this translates as MAYSEKVVEHTENPRNVGTLDKADPTVGTGLVGAPACGDVMRLQIRVGEGGVIEDAKFKTFGCGSAIASSSLATEWIKGRTIDEAETIKNVDIVTELNLPPVKIHCSVLAEDAIKAAIADYRAKQAAARAASAPRGESPRTEASETR
- a CDS encoding iron-sulfur cluster assembly accessory protein, which produces MTVSQVAQTPSDVPLSVRGGADVVVPASTSTPTSTAAPPSRGSITVTPGAVSAIRKQIQKRGRAETALRVGIRGGGCSGFSYVIEFHDGAPRPKDVIFDYDDVRVLVDPKSLLYLNGSTLDWEQTLMRQGFKFVNPNEKSSCGCGHSFTV
- the hscB gene encoding Fe-S protein assembly co-chaperone HscB yields the protein MDPFALLGIERRFDVDLRAVERAHRHLSCVVHPDRQGSEPPGARAEALGRTASLNEAMRIVRDPLRRAETLLSLAGAARDGEGPMEQSFLASMLELREALEDAKDARNLSRVRALAETVLARAEATKAELTQAFRGADEKPAMLDVARARLAELRFFMRFAEEASLAEDVLSEGGGAPLEG